The proteins below are encoded in one region of Penicillium psychrofluorescens genome assembly, chromosome: 4:
- a CDS encoding uncharacterized protein (ID:PFLUO_006453-T1.cds;~source:funannotate) — MAIVPAKGSPLDFTTFHNTINGELTSTSTTRHTINPANFKANPEVPVATHEDVDRAVKSARDAFKKWSKTTFAERRAALSAYADAIDANADAFAKTLTMEQGKPLNQASTEVGMASMCIRTMTEIEIKENVIEENDDRKIIQRFLPIGVAGAIVPWNFPVLLAIGKIVSAVYTGNTIIVKPSPFTPYCGLKLAELATQFFPQGVIQCLSGDDSLGPMLTEHPNIDKITFTGSITTGKRVMASCAKTLKSVTLELGGNDPAIVCDDVDIDAIIPQIGILSYLCSSQVCMMIKRLYVHEKIYDEFLEKLVAFTKTLKVGDGNEPDVFFGPIQNKMQFEKAKELFTSITTDNLKVVLGGSIEDS, encoded by the exons ATGGCCATCGTCCCTGCCAAGGGTAGTCCTTTGGACTTCACC ACCTTTCATAATACCATCAATGGCGAACTTACCTCGACTTCCACCACCCGCCATACCATTAACCCCGCAAACTTTAAGGCCAATCCTGAAGTTCCAGTCGCAACCCATGAAGACGTTGACCGCGCCGTGAAGTCTGCCCGCGATGCCTTCAAGAAGTGGTCTAAGACAACTTTCGCCGAGCGACGCGCCGCTCTATCAGCTTACGCTGACGCGATCGACGCCAATGCTGATGCTTTTGCCAAGACCCTCACTATGGAGCAGGGAAAGCCATTGAACCAGGCCTCAACTGAGGTCGGCATGGCCTCTATGTGTATTCGGACGATGACTGAAATTGAGATCAAAGAGAATGTTATCGAGGAGAATGATGATCGTAAGATCATTCAGCGCTTTCTCCCAATAGGTGTCGCTGGAGCTATCGTACCGTGGAATTTCCCAGTGCTACTTGCTATAGGCAAGATTGTTAGTGCGGTATACACTGGCAACACTATTATTGTTAAGCCTTCGCCTTTTACTCCTTACTGCGGTTTGAAGTTAGCTGAGTTGGCTACTCAATTTTTCCCTCAGGGGGTGATCCAGTGTTTAAGTGGCGACGATAGCCTAGGGCCGATGCTCACGGAGCACCCTAATATCGACAAGATTACTTTCACTGGTTCTATTACGACTGGTAAACGGGTTATGGCAAGTTGCGCTAAGACTCTAAAGAGTGTAACTCTAGAGCTTGGTGGAAATGACCCCGCTATCGTCTGcgacgatgtcgacattGACGCTATCATTCCTCAGATTGGCATCCTATCCTACCTATGCAGTTCCCAGGTCTGTATGATGATCAAGCGCCTTTATGTCCACGAGAAGATATACGACGAATTCCTTGAGAAGCTAGTCGCATTTACTAAGACCCTTAaggttggagatggaaacGAGCCAGACGTCTTTTTTGGCCCTATCCAAAACAAGATGCAATTTGAAAAGGCTAAAGAGCTCTTTACCTCTATTACTACCGACAATCTCAAGGTAGTGCTAGGAGGTTCGATTGAGGACTCCTAA
- a CDS encoding uncharacterized protein (ID:PFLUO_006451-T1.cds;~source:funannotate) yields MAQNDPDERLVFLACQHIFRGSNSQVRKLKTVKSLIEQNKLALADILREYNVDRTSNVAKKLLENQVFDSTLKAKIRFPELFDVSPTQSAEREASEAEAARDEANAVKEISEREASKDIAVISHAAFNDEQVSGESRFTSTGFLEKNVGTTMAVPSLYPVYIHYRGQHLVLTTIQGLLEQGCFDFAQRHFPQLLAKHGWDCPEAVELTEWTKILSRNSTPLIKPLKKPLNELLALLRELRHSAVHRLRKTAAGVELLAENAQLFLEALEDSFRSEKVLCLRRELRSTIEELKRSKDFLEGRLLAQLKEIQNKRSKLDEWEKNAKETMICEDLQCSNDIGEGLERFVQEVKAKDPKEANGEKKLAVASSDSFDSEEEFVEAVIGVPGF; encoded by the coding sequence ATGGCGCAAAATGATCCCGACGAGAGGCTAGTTTTTTTGGCCTGCCAGCATATATTTCGTGGCTCTAACTCTCAGGTGAGAAAGTTGAAGACAGTTAAAAGCTTGATTGAACAAAATAAACTCGCCCTCGCTGATATTCTACGGGAATATAATGTCGATCGCACCAGCAACGTCGCCAAGAAGTTGCTTGAGAACCAGGTTTTCGACTCCACGTTGAAGGCTAAAATTCGCTTTCCTGAGTTATTTGATGTATCGCCTACTCAGAGTGCCGAGAGAGAAGCTTCAGAAGCGGAGGCAGCGAGAGATGAGGCAAATGCAGTGAAGGAGATATCGGAAAGGGAGGCCTCCAAAGATATCGCAGTCATCTCTCACGCTGCATTTAATGATGAACAGGTATCTGGTGAAAGTAGATTCACTTCCACGGGATTCCTAGAGAAAAATGTTGGTACAACTATGGCTGTTCCGTCGCTCTACCCGGTTTACATTCACTACCGAGGTCAGCATCTTGTTTTGACGACTATACAAGGATTGCTTGAACAAGGTTGCTTTGACTTTGCTCAGCGGCATTTTCCTCAACTTCTGGCAAAACACGGATGGGATTGCCCGGAAGCCGTGGAACTTACTGAATGGACAAAAATTCTATCTCGAAACTCAACCCCGCTGATAAAACCTCTCAAGAAACCACTTAATGAGTTGCTTGCCCTGCTCCGTGAACTCCGTCATTCTGCTGTACACCGGCTTCGGAAAACTGCGGCTGGTGTCGAGCTACTTGCTGAAAATGCACAGCTCTTTCTGGAAGCTCTGGAAGATTCGTTCCGTTCGGAAAAAGTCTTATGCCTTCGAAGAGAGTTGAGATCTACAATCGAAGAGCTGAAGCGCAGCAAAGACTTCCTTGAAGGACGGTTGCTTGCGCAACTAAAAGAGATACAAAATAAGCGATCTAAATTGGACGAATGGGAAAAAAATGCAAAAGAAACAATGATATGTGAGGACTTGCAATGTTCGAATGATATTGGTGAAGGCCTGGAAAGATTTGTCCAGGAAGTCAAAGCAAAGGACCCAAAGGAAGCCAATGGAGAGAAAAAGCTGGCAGTTGCGTCCTCAGATTCGTTTGATTCTGAGGAGGAGTTCGTCGAGGCGGTAATAGGGGTCCCAGGATTCTAA
- a CDS encoding uncharacterized protein (ID:PFLUO_006455-T1.cds;~source:funannotate) translates to MSRFKLYAKLAILAMVLMTTLHLAYPSAASIWHLSRVAAGYQHTATYNFDTPLQEEPAEPNSVKGEQQGSTYQHKERVVFEKESSGTYTTQESVAHQVQSPSGEQSSPQDPQEPEKPKDEFDDIPEETAEERHCFKSGIQSPDPIPKVLNFIWLNRRDLSFISYLSIRAALVSLQPDRLNLHHTGLNEDNEWLRKLRANLTLVHHDLNQEYPKQVEENWHLAHVSDVMRLEMIKRDGGIYFDMDIIALQPFDNLLHSPKDVVLGHEGRNRGGLCNGILLGRKGAAFLDRWTASYSTFDVREWNTHSVVLPVQWSLAFPEEVCTLSPQVFFWPSWGDGIEYMHRPLTDSQARGFEKTLASHNGSMYPHQLAYHAWHQVTPQLDNLTPEIIKTQNTRFNMLVRRFLE, encoded by the coding sequence ATGTCTCGATTCAAGTTGTACGCCAAGCTCGCAATTCTGGCGATGGTCTTAATGACTACGCTCCATTTAGCATATCCTTCTGCGGCCTCCATCTGGCATCTGAGTCGTGTTGCTGCCGGATACCAACATACGGCCACCTACAATTTCGATACACCTCTTCAAGAAGAGCCGGCTGAGCCAAATTCTGTTAAAGGAGAACAGCAGGGCTCAACCTATCAGCACAAAGAGAGGGTCGTTTTTGAAAAAGAATCGAGTGGGACGTATACGACTCAAGAGAGCGTTGCACATCAGGTTCAGTCTCCCTCTGGAGAACAGAGTAGCCCACAAGATCCGCAAGAGCCTGAGAAGCCCAAGGACGAATTCGACGACATCCCCGAAGAAACTGCCGAAGAGCGGCACTGCTTCAAGAGTGGAATACAATCCCCCGACCCGATCCCTAAGGTCCTGAACTTCATATGGCTCAATCGGCGTGACCTATCCTTCATAAGCTACCTGAGTATACGAGCCGCGCTAGTGTCTCTCCAGCCAGACCGGCTCAATCTACACCATACCGGCCTCAACGAAGATAACGAGTGGTTACGCAAGCTGCGCGCTAATCTCACCCTCGTTCACCACGACCTAAACCAGGAATATCCAAAGCAAGTCGAGGAGAACTGGCATCTAGCTCACGTCTCGGATGTGATGCGGCTAGAAATGATAAAGCGCGACGGCGGGATCTACTTCGATATGGATATTATCGCTCTGCAGCCCTTCGACAACCTGCTACATAGCCCCAAAGACGTTGTTCTCGGCCACGAGGGTCGCAACCGCGGCGGGCTCTGCAACGGCATTCTTCTAGGGCGAAAGGGCGCTGCATTCTTGGACCGCTGGACAGCTAGCTACAGCACCTTCGATGTACGCGAGTGGAACACCCACTCGGTCGTGCTCCCCGTACAATGGTCTCTCGCGTTTCCCGAAGAAGTCTGCACCCTATCGCCACAAGTCTTCTTCTGGCCTAGTTGGGGAGACGGGATAGAGTATATGCACAGACCACTTACCGACTCTCAGGCCAGGGGCTTTGAGAAGACTCTAGCCAGCCACAATGGTAGTATGTACCCGCATCAGCTCGCTTATCACGCCTGGCACCAGGTGACACCACAGCTGGACAACTTAACACCCGAGATTATAAAGACGCAGAACACTCGGTTCAATATGCTGGTTCGACGATTTTTAGAGTAG
- a CDS encoding uncharacterized protein (ID:PFLUO_006452-T1.cds;~source:funannotate), whose translation MGSIDSMARKNILFLVADDLGKCLGCYGAKGLQTPNIDKLAADGAVFDRAFTSTASCSASRTVMYTGLHPHENGQYGLAGGTNHFQSFDHIQSSPMLFNALGYQTGILGKVHVGPANVFPWESREESETRNVGWVAERAEAFFHQANDAQRPFFLTVGFVDPHRDITTRGGFGNAETCNGRFQPPNHTPGETEIPNWLTDVAETRIEYVEYYKAISRMDYGVGLVLDALKRQGLADSTLVVLCSDNGPPFINSKTTLYEAGIQLPFIVRLPNSPRPGIRNPNMISYIDILPTFLDWAGVPTNFSAPVEIPNHQVFTKETRPPQPPKRLGRSFLLIIDRSEVLAEEQWQHKVYGSHTFHELANYWPTRFVRNGKYKYHRNIAWQLDFPFASDLYASLTLEGIRRNHNGSKEKDVMVGARSLKQYVRRPPEELYDLESDPREVVNLAKEKAYEHLLAQMRNDMEMWQAQTKDPWLWRDGQSVVALQRYSSEGLKMPKQFDFVLDSVAYDGMRLYQVDDPALVESIDAPPENGKME comes from the coding sequence ATGGGCTCTATCGATTCAATGGCCCGAAAGAAtattctctttcttgttgCCGATGACTTGGGCAAGTGTCTAGGATGCTACGGTGCCAAAGGTCTCCAAACTCCCAATATCGACAAACTTGCCGCGGATGGTGCGGTTTTCGATCGGGCTTTTACGAGCACAGCCTCGTGTAGTGCCAGTCGTACCGTGATGTATACGGGCCTTCATCCGCACGAAAACGGCCAGTACGGCCTTGCGGGCGGTACCAATCATTTTCAATCGTTCGACCACATACAGTCGAGCCCTATGCTCTTCAATGCTCTCGGCTACCAGACTGGTATTTTGGGGAAAGTACATGTTGGACCAGCAAATGTCTTCCCCTGGGAGTCGAGAGAGGAGAGCGAGACAAGAAACGTCGGATGGGTGGCCGAGCGAGCAGAGGCCTTCTTTCATCAGGCAAATGATGCTCAACGTCCATTCTTTCTCACTGTCGGTTTTGTGGACCCCCATCGAGATATCACCACAAGGGGCGGATTTGGAAATGCGGAAACGTGCAATGGCAGGTTTCAGCCCCCCAACCACACGCCCGGTGAAACCGAAATCCCAAACTGGCTTACGGACGTAGCCGAGACTAGGATTGAGTACGTGGAGTACTACAAAGCGATTTCACGTATGGACTATGGTGTCGGCCTTGTCCTAGATGCGCTCAAGAGACAAGGACTAGCGGACTCTACGCTGGTTGTTCTCTGCAGTGATAACGGCCCTCCTTTCATCAATTCCAAGACGACGCTGTATGAGGCAGGGATACAACTCCCATTTATTGTGCGTCTTCCGAACTCTCCGCGCCCGGGTATCCGAAATCCCAACATGATATCTTACATTGATATTCTTCCCACGTTCCTGGACTGGGCGGGTGTGCCTACCAACTTTTCCGCGCCAGTTGAGATACCCAATCACCAGGTATTTACCAAAGAGACTCGACCTCCGCAGCCGCCGAAGCGGCTTGGGCGGTCTTTTTTATTAATTATTGACCGCTCAGAGGTGCTTGCTGAAGAACAGTGGCAGCACAAGGTCTACGGGTCACATACATTCCACGAGCTCGCAAATTATTGGCCGACGCGATTTGTGCGCAATGGGAAATACAAGTACCACAGAAACATTGCATGGCAGCTTGATTTTCCCTTTGCCTCGGATCTCTATGCCAGTTTGACGCTCGAAGGAATTCGCAGGAATCACAACGgcagcaaagagaaagatgtCATGGTGGGTGCACGGTCACTAAAGCAGTACGTCCGTCGCCCACCCGAGGAACTCTATGACCTCGAATCAGATCCTCGAGAAGTCGTCAATctcgccaaggagaaggcgtATGAGCACCTTCTGGCGCAAATGAGGAACGACATGGAGATGTGGCAAGCACAAACGAAAGATCCGTGGCTTTGGAGAGACGGGCAAAGCGTTGTGGCATTACAGAGGTATTCTAGTGAAGGCTTGAAAATGCCCAAGCAATTTGATTTTGTGCTCGACAGCGTGGCCTACGACGGTATGAGGTTATATCAGGTAGATGACCCAGCTCTGGTGGAGAGCATAGACGCTCCGCCGGAGAATGGCAAGATGGAATAG